Genomic window (Stenotrophomonas maltophilia):
TCGGCCGCTTCCTGCTCAACCCGCTGTTCCGCGTGCTGGCCGAATCGAAGGCGCGCGAAGTGATGACCGCCGCCGCGCTGCTGGTGGTGCTGGGCGCGGCGCTGCTGATGCAGCTGTCCGGCCTGTCGATGGCAATGGGTGCATTCCTGGCCGGCGTGCTGTTGAGCGAGTCGACCTTCCGCCACCAGATCGAAGCGGACATCGAGCCGTTCCGCGGCATCCTGCTCGGCCTGTTCTTCCTCAGCGTGGGCATGGCGCTGGACCTGAGCGTGGTGGCCGCGCACTGGCAGCTGATCCTCGGCCTGGTGCTGGCGTTGATGGCGGCCAAGGCGCTGTGCATCTACGTGGTGGCGCGCATCATGGGCAGCGACCACGCACAGGCGCTGGACCGTGGCGTGCTGATGGCGCAGGGCGGCGAGTTCGCCTTCGTGCTGTTCTCCGCCGCCGCATCGGCCGGCGTGATCAATCTGGAGATCAATGCCAACTTCACCGCCGTGGTGGTGCTGTCGATGGCGCTGACCCCGTTGGTGGTGCTGCTCTACAAGCGCGTGGCGCCGAAGCCGACGGTGAACATGGACGGCGTGGACGAGGCCGAGGGCCTGTCCGGCAGCGTGCTGCTGATTGGCTTCGGCCGCTTTGGCCAGGTCGCCAGCCAGTCGCTGCTGGCGCGCGACGTGGACGTGACCATCATCGACAATGACGTGGAGATGATCCAGAGCGCGGCGCGCTTCGGTTTCAAGATTTATTACGGTGATGGCACGCGTCTGGATGTATTGCATGCCTCCGGTGCAGCGACTGCGCGTGCGATTGCGGTGTGCGTGGACAAGGCCGAAGCGGCTGACCGCATCGTGGAACTGGTGGCGCATGAATTCCCGCAGGCCAAGCTGATGGTGCGTTCGTTCGACCGCGAGCATTCGCTGCGGCTGATTCATGCCGGTGTCGATTTCCAGATCCGCGAGACGTTTGAGTCGGCCGTGCTGTTCGGCCAGGCCGCGCTGGTGGAACTGGGGGCGGACGAGGACGACGCGATCGAGATTGCCGAGCAGATCCGTCGCCGCGACGCTGAACGTTTCGAGCTGGAGATTGCCGGCGGTGGTCTGAATGCCGGCGCGCGGATGATCTACGGCAACAGCCCGCAGGGCGTACCGACGCCGACGCCGTTTACCGCACCGAAGCGGGAGAGCAAGACGCTGAACCCGCAGGATGTGCCGGAAGAGGAAGAGTAGCCCCGGTAGTGCCGGCCGCTGGCCGGCAACCTCAGCGCACCATCCGTCGGTAGTGCCGGCCGCTGGCCGGCAAATACGGAAACGTCCCGACGTCATGAGGTTGCCGGCCAGCGGCCGGCACTACCGGAGGTTGGCAATTTGAGTCACCCCGGGGTCAGAGCCCTTTGCCTGCGGCAAAGGGATCCGACCCCATTCCGCGGTGGGCGAGGGGGCCTGAATCGGGGACAATAGCGTCCCCGCCGCCCCACGCCTGCTCCCGATGACCGATTCCGCCCCCCAGCTTCCTGCCCGCATCCTTGATGGCCGCCGCATCGCCGAGGACCTGCTCGACAGCCTGAAGGTGCGCGTCGACGCCCGCGTGGCCGCCGGTGGCAGCCGCCCGGGCCTGGCCGTGGTGCTGGTCGGTGGCGACCCGGCTTCGACCGTGTACGTGCGCAACAAGCGCCGTGCCGCCGAGAAGGTCGGCATCGAAGCGCATGACTACGACCTGCCGGCCGGTACCACCGAAGCCGAACTGCTCGACCTGATCGACCAGCTCAACGCCGATCCGAAGATCAACGGCATCCTGATCCAGCTGCCGCTGCCGGGCATCCCCGATGCGCGCCGGCTGATCCAGCGCATCGACCCGCGCAAGGACGTGGACGGCTTCCACCCGGAGAACGTCGGCCACCTGGCCCTGCGCGAGTTCGGCCTGCGCCCGTGCACCCCGCGCGGCATCACCACGCTGCTGGGCCACACCGACCAGCCGGTGCGCGGCCGCAATGCCACCATCGTGGGCGTGAGCAACCACGTCGGCCGCCCGATGGGCCTGGAACTGCTGATTGCCGGTTGCACCGTGACCAGCTGCCACAAGTTCACCCCCAAGGACGTGCTGGAACAGGCCGTGCGCAACGCCGACATCCTGGTGGTGGCGGTGGGCCGCCCGGGCATCGTGCCGGGCGAGTGGGTGAAGCCGGGCGCGGTGGTGATCGACGTGGGCATCAACCGCTTGGATGACGGCCGCCTGGTGGGCGACGTCGGGTTTGAAGCGGCTGCCCAGCGGGCGAGCTGGATCACCCCTGTGCCCGGTGGCGTGGGTCCGATGACCGTGGCCACGTTGATGCAGAACACGTTGGAAGCGGCGGAAGCGCTGAGCTGACCTTTTGGGGTGGGTGCCGACCGTTGGTCGGCACAATGTGGACATGCGGATGACCCGCTCCTGGTAGGTGCCAACCTTGGTTGGCACGATCCGTCCGGCACCTGGACCCCAGATGGGGTGAAGGCCTCTCCCTGTTTGTGCCAACCAAGGTTGGCACCTACCAAAGGCGGGTCCACGGCGGTGCGGCGGCGGCATTGCCCGCTGTTGGTGGGTGCCAACCTTGGTTGGCACGATCCGTCCGGCGCCTGGACCCCAGATGGGATGACGGCCTCTCCCTGTTTGTGCCAACCAAGGTTGGCACCTACCAAGGGCGGTTCCGTGGCGGTTCCATGTCCGTGGGGGCCGTGGTGGTGCAGCGGCCCCGGTCCATCGCCCTGAACGAATCACCGCCCGCGCGACACTGCGTCGCATCTACCCCCTGCCACAGGGCGCGAAAAAGGGGTAAAATGTCGCGCTTCCCCACATCTCGGGTATGCCGATGCTGCGCATCCAGGCTGAAGCACTCACTTACGACGACGTCTCGCTCGTCCCCGCCCACTCGACCATCCTGCCCAAGGACGTCAACCTCGAAACGCGGTTGACTCGCGACCTGAAGCTGAAGCTTCCGATCCTGTCCGCAGCCATGGATACCGTCACCGAAGCCCGCCTGGCCATCGCCATGGCACAGCTCGGCGGCATGGGCATCATCCACAAGAATCTCAGCCTGGAACAGCAGGCCGCGGAAGTGGCCAAGGTCAAGAAGTTCGAGGCCGGCGTCATCCGCGACCCGATCACCGTCGGTCCGGAAACCACCATCCGCGACGTGCTGGCCCTGACCCAGGCGCACAACATCTCCGGCGTGCCGGTGGTGGGCAGCGACGGCCTGCTGGCCGGCATTGTGACCCACCGCGACATGCGCTTCGAGACCGAGCTGGACGATCCGGTCCGCCACATCATGACCAAGAAGGATCGCCTGATCACGGTCAAGGAAGGCGCCGCGTCCGACGAAGTGCTGCAGCTGCTGCACCGCAACCGCATCGAAAAGGTGCTGGTGGTCAATGATTCGTTCGAACTGCGTGGCCTGATCACCGTCAAGGACATCCAGAAGAACACCGACTTCCCGAACGCTGCCAAGGATCTGTCGACCCGCCTGCTGGTCGGCGCTGCCGTCGGCGTCGGTGGCGATACCGATCGCCGCGTGGAAGCGCTGGTCGCCGCCGGCGTGGACGTGATCGTGGTCGATACCGCGCACGGCCACTCGCAGGGCGTGCTGGACCGCGTCAGCTGGGTCAAGAAGAACTTCCCGAACGTGCAGGTCATCGGTGGCAACATCTGCACCGGCGAAGCCGCACTGGCGCTGCTGGACAGCGGCGCGGACGCGGTCAAGGTCGGCATCGGCCCCGGCTCGATCTGCACCACCCGCGTCGTCGCCGGTGTCGGCGTGCCGCAGGTCACCGCCATTGACCTGGTGGCCGAAGCCCTGCAGGACCGCATCCCGCTGATCGCCGACGGTGGCATCCGCTACTCGGGCGACATCGGCAAGGCACTGGCCGCCGGTGCCTCGACCATCATGGTCGGTGGCCTGCTGGCCGGTACCGAGGAATCGCCGGGCGAGACCGAGCTGTACCAGGGCCGTTCGTACAAGAGCTACCGCGGCATGGGTTCGCTGGCTGCCATGGAGAAGGGGTCGAAGGACCGCTACTTCCAGGACGCCGCCACCGCCGACAAGCTGGTGCCGGAAGGCATCGAAGGCCGCGTGCCGTACCGCGGCCCGGTGGGCGGCATCATCCACCAGCTGATGGGCGGCCTGCGCGCCACCATGGGCTACGTGGGCTGCGCCACCATCGAAGACATGCGCAGCAAGCCCAAGTTCGTGAAGATCAGCGGCGCCGGCCAGCGTGAGAGCCACGTCCACGACGTGACGATCACCAAAGAGCCGCCGAACTATCGCGCCTGATGCGCTTGCGAACTGCTCTTGCGATTACGGGCAGCCTGCTGATGGCAGGCTGTTCGTTGTCCGAACCGCCGCCGCGCTCCGGGTCTCCGGGCGCGGCGGTTTCGCAATTGCAGGACGTGCAGGCGTGCCAGAACGCGTTCTCGCTGCCGAAGGGCTGGCAGGTGCAGGCCGCTGGCAAGCAGCGTTGGCTGCTGAAGGGCACCGGCGAGCGCCCGCTGCAGGTCACGCTGCAATGCGTGACCGAGCTGCTGCACGGGCCGGATGATCCGGTGTTGACGCCGGTACTGGGCGCGCTGGAGCCCGCACGGATGAGCGTGCGCTGGGCGTCCTGGGGCGCTGCGGATTCGGGCGTCTCGATGGCGGCGCTGCAACGGCGCTTCGTGCCCGGCACCGAAGTGCAGGAAATCGCCGAGCTGCCGCGCGCTGACCGCTCCAATCCCAACGCACCGCATGGCCTGCTGATGCTGCGCTGGGACGAGGAAGACACCTCACATATTCAACAACGCGAGGCGTTCATCGCCACGCTGACGCAGAGCCTTGAAGCGCCGGGCGCTGCGAAAAACACCACTGGAACGGCACCATGACCAACATCCATAACGACAAGATCCTCATCCTCGATTTCGGCGCGCAGTACACGCAGCTGATCGCCCGCCGCATCCGCGAGCTGGGCGTCTACTGCGAAATCTGGGCGTGGGACCACAACCCGGCCGAGATCGCCGCGTTCGGCGCCAAGGGCATCATCCTGTCCGGTGGCCCGGAATCGACCACGCTGCCGGGTGCCCCGGCCGCGCCGCAGGAAGTGTTCGACAGTGGCCTGCCGATCTTCGGCATCTGCTACGGCATGCAGACCCTGGCCGCGCAGCTGGGTGGTGCCACCGAAGCGGCGGACCAGCGCGAGTTCGGCCACGCCGAAGTGAACGTGATCAACCCGGATGCACTGTTCAAGGGCCTGAGCGACCACGGCGGCGAGCCGAAGCTGAATGTCTGGATGAGCCACGGCGACCACGTCTCCGTTGCGCCGCCGGGCTTCACCATCACCGCCACCACCGACCGCATTCCGGTGGCCGCCATGGCCAACGAAGAAAAGCGCTGGTACGGCGTGCAGTTCCACCCGGAAGTGACCCACACGCTGCAGGGCCAGGCGCTGCTGCGCCGCTTCGTGGTGGACGTGTGCGGCTGCCAGACCCTGTGGACCGCCGCCAACATCATCGACGACCAGATCGCCCGCGTGCGCGAACAGGTGGGCGATGACGAAGTGATCCTGGGGCTGTCCGGCGGCGTCGATTCGTCCGTGGTGGCCGCGCTGCTGCACAAGGCCATCGGCGAAAAGCTGACCTGCGTGTTCGTGGATACCGGCCTGCTGCGCTGGCAGGAAGGCGACCAGGTGATGGCGATGTTCGCCGAGCACATGGGCGTGAAGGTGGTGCGCGTGAATGCTGCCGACCGTTACTTCGCCGCGCTGGAAGGCGTGAGCGACCCGGAAGCCAAGCGCAAGATCATCGGCAACCTGTTCGTTGAGATCTTCGATGAAGAGTCGAACAAGCTGAAGAACGCCAAGTGGCTGGCGCAGGGCACCATCTACCCGGACGTGATCGAGTCGGCCGGCAGCAAGACCGGCAAGGCGCATGTGATCAAGAGCCACCACAACGTGGGCGGCCTGCCGGAGCACATGAAGCTGGGCCTGGTGGAGCCGCTGCGCGAGCTGTTCAAGGACGAAGTGCGCCGCCTGGGCGTCGAGCTCGGCCTGCCGCGCACCATGGTCTACCGCCATCCGTTCCCGGGCCCGGGCCTGGGCGTGCGAATCCTGGGCGAGGTGAAGCGCGAGTACGCTGAGCTGCTGGCCAAGGCCGATGCCATCTTCATTGATGAGCTGCGCAAGGCGGATCTGTACGACAAGACCAGCCAGGCGTTTGCCGTGTTCCTGCCGGTGAAGTCGGTGGGTGTGGTGGGCGATGCGCGCGCTTATGAGTGGGTGATTGCGCTGCGGGCCGTGGAGACGATTGACTTCATGACGGCGCATTGGGCGCATCTGCCGTATGAGTTCCTGGGTACGGTGAGTAACCGGATCATCAATGAGTTGCGGGGGGTTTCAAGGGTTGTCTATGACATCTCTGGGAAGCCGCCGGCGACTATTGAGTGGGAGTGAGTTGAAAGAACGAGGGCGCCGAGAGGCGCCCTTTTTTGTATGCGGAGCTTACTCAGACATTCCCATTGCGAGCGTTTGGAGCGCCTGTATCAAGAAGCGGGCCTGCAGGTGCGTCGCAGCAGACGCAAGAAGGTGCCTGTCGGTGAGTATCCGCCCATGCTGCGCCCATCCGCCGCCAATCAGGTATGGGTGATAGATATCTTATTCGACCGAACTGAGGAAGGCCGAGTAATTAAGTGCCTGATCATCGTTGACGACGCCACCCACGAGGCCGTGTCCGTCGAGATGGAACGGGCTATTTCCGGGTGAGGAATTGCCAGAGGGCTGGACAGATTGGCCGTTCAGTGCAGCTTGCCGCAAGTGATCAGGACAGACAACGGCAATGAGTTTTGCGGTGGAGCGATGGTGGCGTGGGCTCACGAGAGGGAAATTGCCCAGCGCCTGATCGAGCCGGGTAAGCCGAACCAAAACGCCTACATTGAGTCCTCCAACGGGCGGCTACGCGATGTATGTCTGAACGAGCATTGGTTCCCAGCGTTGCTCCATGCCAGGACCAGTGTCCAAAGCTGGCGGCGTGACTACAACGAAGAATGGCCTAAACGAGCGCTTGACGGCCTGACGCCCGCCAGTACGCTGCGCAGTTGACTGGCAGGATAGATAACATCAGCACTGGAATCTAAACCCGCCCACTACTCAGGGGGGGGGCGTCGCATTGAGCGAATAATACATCAAACAAGATTTACGTAGGTACATCCAAGAATTTCGGCAGCGGAGCTTGAGCGCAGTTGAATGTGAAATTTGAGCTATCTTTAAGCTAAGAGAACAGGGG
Coding sequences:
- a CDS encoding monovalent cation:proton antiporter-2 (CPA2) family protein, whose product is MAVEAATSELVKVVALLGAAVVMVPLFRRAGLGSVLGYFAAGLAIGPFGLGWFSDPQVILHTAELGVVMFLFVIGLEMRPSHLWSLRKEIFGLGTLQIVTCALVLTSIAKLFGLPWQVAFIGATGFVLTSTAVVMQLLAERGDIALPSGQKIVSILLFEDLLIVPLLALVAWMGPSAGSADGEGSRWLSVAIGVGAIVGLVLVGRFLLNPLFRVLAESKAREVMTAAALLVVLGAALLMQLSGLSMAMGAFLAGVLLSESTFRHQIEADIEPFRGILLGLFFLSVGMALDLSVVAAHWQLILGLVLALMAAKALCIYVVARIMGSDHAQALDRGVLMAQGGEFAFVLFSAAASAGVINLEINANFTAVVVLSMALTPLVVLLYKRVAPKPTVNMDGVDEAEGLSGSVLLIGFGRFGQVASQSLLARDVDVTIIDNDVEMIQSAARFGFKIYYGDGTRLDVLHASGAATARAIAVCVDKAEAADRIVELVAHEFPQAKLMVRSFDREHSLRLIHAGVDFQIRETFESAVLFGQAALVELGADEDDAIEIAEQIRRRDAERFELEIAGGGLNAGARMIYGNSPQGVPTPTPFTAPKRESKTLNPQDVPEEEE
- the folD gene encoding bifunctional methylenetetrahydrofolate dehydrogenase/methenyltetrahydrofolate cyclohydrolase FolD, producing MTDSAPQLPARILDGRRIAEDLLDSLKVRVDARVAAGGSRPGLAVVLVGGDPASTVYVRNKRRAAEKVGIEAHDYDLPAGTTEAELLDLIDQLNADPKINGILIQLPLPGIPDARRLIQRIDPRKDVDGFHPENVGHLALREFGLRPCTPRGITTLLGHTDQPVRGRNATIVGVSNHVGRPMGLELLIAGCTVTSCHKFTPKDVLEQAVRNADILVVAVGRPGIVPGEWVKPGAVVIDVGINRLDDGRLVGDVGFEAAAQRASWITPVPGGVGPMTVATLMQNTLEAAEALS
- the guaB gene encoding IMP dehydrogenase; translated protein: MLRIQAEALTYDDVSLVPAHSTILPKDVNLETRLTRDLKLKLPILSAAMDTVTEARLAIAMAQLGGMGIIHKNLSLEQQAAEVAKVKKFEAGVIRDPITVGPETTIRDVLALTQAHNISGVPVVGSDGLLAGIVTHRDMRFETELDDPVRHIMTKKDRLITVKEGAASDEVLQLLHRNRIEKVLVVNDSFELRGLITVKDIQKNTDFPNAAKDLSTRLLVGAAVGVGGDTDRRVEALVAAGVDVIVVDTAHGHSQGVLDRVSWVKKNFPNVQVIGGNICTGEAALALLDSGADAVKVGIGPGSICTTRVVAGVGVPQVTAIDLVAEALQDRIPLIADGGIRYSGDIGKALAAGASTIMVGGLLAGTEESPGETELYQGRSYKSYRGMGSLAAMEKGSKDRYFQDAATADKLVPEGIEGRVPYRGPVGGIIHQLMGGLRATMGYVGCATIEDMRSKPKFVKISGAGQRESHVHDVTITKEPPNYRA
- the guaA gene encoding glutamine-hydrolyzing GMP synthase; translation: MTNIHNDKILILDFGAQYTQLIARRIRELGVYCEIWAWDHNPAEIAAFGAKGIILSGGPESTTLPGAPAAPQEVFDSGLPIFGICYGMQTLAAQLGGATEAADQREFGHAEVNVINPDALFKGLSDHGGEPKLNVWMSHGDHVSVAPPGFTITATTDRIPVAAMANEEKRWYGVQFHPEVTHTLQGQALLRRFVVDVCGCQTLWTAANIIDDQIARVREQVGDDEVILGLSGGVDSSVVAALLHKAIGEKLTCVFVDTGLLRWQEGDQVMAMFAEHMGVKVVRVNAADRYFAALEGVSDPEAKRKIIGNLFVEIFDEESNKLKNAKWLAQGTIYPDVIESAGSKTGKAHVIKSHHNVGGLPEHMKLGLVEPLRELFKDEVRRLGVELGLPRTMVYRHPFPGPGLGVRILGEVKREYAELLAKADAIFIDELRKADLYDKTSQAFAVFLPVKSVGVVGDARAYEWVIALRAVETIDFMTAHWAHLPYEFLGTVSNRIINELRGVSRVVYDISGKPPATIEWE